Proteins co-encoded in one Bremerella sp. TYQ1 genomic window:
- a CDS encoding PQQ-binding-like beta-propeller repeat protein — MMPLLRPIALTALIALLGMVSLDAVSAEELRTAVWPSFQNGGHLSVSGGKLPTKWSADENIAWQADIEGYGQSTPVVSSDQQIIVTSTSGPNKENYHVAAFALASGEKLWQQDFANPSPVENNAYVSRAAPTPILDADGIIAYFEGGVVAALKQDGSVRWQKNLVDEYGKIESRHGLASSLEQTDDAVFVWVERSEEPYLLALKKSDGSPLWKVPGLGSTSWSSPRLIPVDGQEQLVCSSSGKIAGFDPATGERLWDFDQISNNTTCTPMPLGDGRFLIGASDGRGETAAQTDGTSNGVIQIQKDADGKYAAKFAWQAEKAKSSFGSPIAADGHAWFVNRSGVLFGVDLKSGEQTASSRLATGGVWATPLQNDKLLYVFGSKGTTSIIDMTEGDSIAENALWTADEPAEGERSSGGEIIYSAVAVPPYLLIRTGSRLVAIKEETSK, encoded by the coding sequence ATGATGCCCCTGCTTCGCCCTATTGCTTTGACTGCTTTGATTGCCCTGCTGGGGATGGTTTCGCTCGATGCGGTTTCCGCCGAAGAGCTTCGCACAGCTGTATGGCCTTCGTTTCAGAATGGTGGCCACTTGAGCGTGTCCGGCGGCAAGCTGCCGACGAAGTGGTCGGCCGACGAGAACATTGCCTGGCAGGCAGACATTGAAGGCTACGGACAATCGACCCCGGTCGTTTCCTCCGATCAGCAGATTATCGTCACGTCGACGAGCGGCCCCAACAAAGAGAACTATCACGTAGCCGCGTTTGCCCTCGCTTCCGGCGAGAAGCTTTGGCAGCAAGATTTCGCCAACCCAAGCCCTGTCGAGAACAACGCCTACGTCAGCCGGGCCGCTCCGACGCCGATCCTCGATGCAGATGGCATCATCGCTTACTTCGAGGGTGGCGTGGTCGCCGCGCTGAAGCAAGATGGCTCGGTCCGTTGGCAGAAGAATCTGGTCGACGAATATGGCAAGATCGAGTCGCGACATGGACTCGCTTCTTCCTTGGAACAAACCGACGACGCCGTCTTTGTGTGGGTAGAACGGTCGGAAGAACCGTACCTTTTAGCACTGAAAAAGTCGGACGGATCGCCGCTGTGGAAAGTGCCCGGGCTCGGCAGCACCTCGTGGAGTTCGCCCCGTTTGATTCCCGTCGATGGCCAAGAGCAGCTGGTATGTAGCTCGAGCGGCAAGATTGCCGGCTTCGATCCCGCGACCGGCGAGCGACTGTGGGACTTCGATCAAATCTCGAACAACACGACCTGCACGCCGATGCCGTTGGGTGACGGAAGATTTCTTATCGGTGCGTCGGATGGCCGCGGTGAAACGGCTGCTCAGACCGATGGCACATCGAATGGCGTGATCCAGATTCAAAAAGACGCCGACGGAAAGTACGCCGCGAAGTTTGCCTGGCAAGCAGAGAAGGCGAAGTCGAGCTTCGGTAGCCCGATTGCCGCCGATGGGCACGCCTGGTTCGTGAACCGCAGCGGCGTGCTGTTTGGCGTCGACTTGAAGTCAGGCGAGCAGACTGCTTCGTCTCGCCTGGCCACCGGCGGCGTTTGGGCGACACCTCTGCAAAATGACAAGCTGCTGTATGTATTCGGCTCGAAAGGAACGACTTCGATTATCGACATGACCGAAGGAGATTCGATCGCCGAAAACGCCCTTTGGACCGCTGATGAGCCTGCCGAAGGAGAACGATCCTCCGGCGGCGAGATCATTTACTCGGCGGTTGCCGTGCCACCGTACCTGCTGATTCGCACCGGCAGCCGCCTGGTTGCGATCAAGGAAGAGACGTCGAAGTAA